One part of the Georgfuchsia toluolica genome encodes these proteins:
- a CDS encoding aspartate/glutamate racemase family protein, whose amino-acid sequence MKIWYQSGASLGIDPAWDEYEQTLKTYLNQVARPGTQVDVHGVELFSHSDDKYRFEEFFHDGQIVQNAIRAEREGYDAFCVGCARDPAGISLREVVDIPVSNLLETSMHMACLLSPNFSLLAHGQPLLRRQIELVKRYGLSERFIECNSFEVTLDELQGGFSDPKVIMDPAMGVAEEAKRKGVCMFVNACGCLNAVMGKYCLRELGGIPVLDGAALSIKMVEMLVDLKAIGVGRSKLGAFTPVPKDILASVMKLYGVV is encoded by the coding sequence ATGAAAATTTGGTATCAGTCGGGAGCTAGTCTGGGCATTGATCCGGCGTGGGACGAGTACGAGCAGACGCTGAAGACCTACCTGAATCAGGTCGCACGGCCGGGGACTCAAGTAGATGTCCATGGCGTCGAGTTGTTCAGCCACAGCGACGACAAGTATCGCTTCGAGGAATTCTTCCATGACGGTCAGATCGTGCAAAACGCGATCAGGGCAGAGCGCGAAGGCTACGATGCCTTCTGCGTCGGTTGCGCGCGCGACCCCGCTGGCATCTCGCTGCGTGAGGTTGTCGACATTCCTGTTTCCAATTTGCTCGAGACTAGCATGCACATGGCCTGCCTGCTATCGCCTAACTTCTCGCTGCTCGCCCACGGTCAGCCACTGCTGCGGCGTCAGATCGAACTGGTGAAGCGCTACGGCTTGAGCGAGCGCTTCATCGAGTGCAACAGCTTCGAGGTCACGCTCGACGAATTGCAGGGCGGCTTTAGCGATCCCAAGGTGATCATGGATCCCGCCATGGGCGTGGCGGAGGAAGCGAAGCGCAAAGGCGTCTGCATGTTCGTCAATGCCTGCGGTTGCCTCAACGCGGTCATGGGCAAGTATTGCTTGCGCGAGTTGGGCGGCATTCCCGTGCTTGATGGCGCCGCGCTGTCGATCAAAATGGTGGAGATGCTCGTCGACCTGAAGGCAATTGGCGTTGGCCGCAGCAAGCTCGGCGCTTTCACACCCGTGCCTAAGGACATACTCGCCTCGGTGATGAAGTTGTACGGTGTTGTATAA
- a CDS encoding enoyl-CoA hydratase/isomerase family protein, whose translation MPKKREAELLAGQWNDEAMLTDEVELGKQVLYATDKEKHTATITFNAPEALNGLPVAGLELVGDLIKRAEADNDVKIIVFKGNGPCFGTGANASELGHYIGYKDGKSVDGRQRPTQRQRMLPDRNIVFGAFERVATECLKATVCQVHGYCYGAHMQLALASDIVIASPDAQFGHPAFRYLGCGPQNMYLWLENLGIKKMKEVMLTMRALTAAEAEQAGFVAKVVPREELEQWVADYCQAIALMPLDGIMMGKANIQMMMEARGKGIGTMVGWVGHGWCTNMSLEKGEFNFLKERRNKGLSKALHDRDQAVAPYFRMGGSLKKAAG comes from the coding sequence ATGCCGAAGAAACGCGAAGCAGAGCTACTGGCGGGGCAGTGGAATGATGAGGCAATGTTAACTGACGAAGTTGAGCTTGGGAAACAGGTGCTTTACGCTACCGATAAGGAAAAACACACCGCTACCATTACTTTCAACGCGCCCGAAGCGCTCAACGGCCTGCCGGTTGCCGGTTTGGAACTGGTCGGGGACTTGATCAAGCGCGCGGAAGCCGACAACGATGTGAAGATCATTGTCTTCAAGGGCAACGGACCGTGTTTTGGCACGGGGGCGAATGCCTCGGAGCTGGGTCACTACATCGGCTACAAGGATGGCAAATCGGTTGACGGCAGGCAACGCCCTACGCAAAGGCAGCGCATGTTGCCCGACCGGAACATTGTGTTCGGTGCCTTCGAGCGCGTGGCAACGGAATGTCTGAAAGCCACCGTATGCCAGGTACATGGTTACTGCTACGGGGCGCATATGCAGCTGGCGCTGGCCAGTGACATCGTTATTGCTAGCCCTGATGCCCAGTTTGGCCACCCGGCATTCCGCTATCTGGGCTGCGGACCGCAGAACATGTATCTGTGGCTGGAAAACCTCGGCATCAAGAAGATGAAGGAGGTCATGCTGACGATGCGCGCGCTTACCGCCGCGGAGGCCGAGCAGGCGGGTTTCGTGGCCAAGGTTGTTCCCCGCGAAGAGCTGGAACAGTGGGTTGCTGATTACTGTCAGGCTATTGCGCTAATGCCCCTGGACGGGATCATGATGGGTAAGGCCAATATCCAGATGATGATGGAAGCGCGGGGGAAAGGCATCGGCACGATGGTTGGCTGGGTCGGGCATGGCTGGTGCACGAACATGTCTTTGGAGAAAGGCGAGTTCAATTTCCTGAAGGAACGGCGGAACAAGGGCCTCAGCAAAGCCTTGCATGACAGGGATCAGGCAGTCGCACCTTATTTCCGTATGGGCGGCAGCCTGAAGAAGGCGGCAGGCTGA
- a CDS encoding SDR family NAD(P)-dependent oxidoreductase, with protein MRLKGKVAIVTGGAQGIGRAISTMFAREGAKVVIVDMDPSQSAETVDIIRKAGGDSFFVIADVSKSAQVKNAVAATIEKYQKLDILVNNAGVFEVGTVEDMSEEDWDHEIAVDLKSVFLCSKYAIPEIRKNGGGSIINFTSCVGILPNPNNAAYVAAKGALIPLTKEMAIDFGPDNIRVNCIAPGLHMTRLMEKFMEPDPVGIRQACIDLVPLRRLGTADDIAYACLYLASDESSYVSGAMFSIDGGLTTHFQPIVGATSNANIRKGET; from the coding sequence ATGAGGTTAAAGGGAAAGGTTGCAATAGTGACCGGGGGTGCTCAGGGCATTGGGCGTGCCATATCGACTATGTTTGCCAGAGAAGGAGCAAAGGTGGTCATCGTTGACATGGACCCATCTCAGTCAGCAGAGACCGTTGATATCATCAGGAAAGCTGGCGGCGACAGCTTTTTTGTTATTGCCGATGTCAGCAAGTCGGCGCAGGTCAAAAATGCGGTTGCGGCTACGATTGAGAAATACCAAAAGCTGGATATTCTGGTCAATAACGCCGGGGTTTTTGAGGTAGGCACAGTCGAGGACATGTCCGAGGAAGATTGGGATCATGAAATCGCCGTCGATCTGAAGAGCGTGTTCCTGTGCTCAAAATATGCCATTCCTGAGATCAGAAAGAATGGTGGCGGCTCCATTATTAACTTCACCTCCTGCGTGGGTATTTTGCCTAATCCTAACAATGCAGCTTACGTTGCCGCCAAGGGGGCACTGATCCCGCTAACCAAGGAGATGGCGATCGACTTCGGACCGGACAACATCCGCGTCAACTGCATCGCCCCCGGGCTCCACATGACGCGCTTGATGGAAAAGTTCATGGAACCCGATCCTGTGGGCATCCGCCAAGCCTGCATCGATCTTGTCCCGCTGCGCCGCTTGGGGACAGCCGACGATATTGCCTATGCCTGCCTCTATCTGGCAAGCGACGAGTCGTCCTACGTCTCGGGAGCCATGTTTTCGATCGATGGTGGTTTAACGACTCATTTCCAGCCGATAGTGGGAGCAACCAGCAATGCGAACATCCGCAAGGGTGAAACTTGA
- a CDS encoding glycyl-radical enzyme activating protein: MTKRTAKQGLIFNIQRFSVHDGPGLRDLVFMKGCPLRCQCCSNPESQNVRPEIAYSIERCIGCGRCLEVCPTNAITMQADGKVKIDMQACTNCGECVRVCPPRAIRMFGEQHTVDNVVRMVEEDGVFYSRSGGGITVSGGEPLFQSKFVSELLRTCRERGINTAVETSGYAKWDDVEKVCAYADLIMYDIKHIDPKKHKAFTGVTNKLILENIKKISCRFPSTPIIARTVIVPGFTDSEDNIKGIVEFLREITSLKQYVLLPYHGFGEPKYCQLGRSYPLTKLVPPSEERMEALMKIVRESSIGKSERATP, translated from the coding sequence ATGACCAAAAGAACAGCTAAACAAGGGTTGATTTTCAACATACAAAGATTTTCGGTTCATGATGGTCCGGGACTTCGCGACTTGGTATTCATGAAGGGATGCCCTTTGCGGTGCCAATGCTGCTCCAATCCAGAATCACAGAATGTTCGTCCCGAGATTGCATATAGCATAGAAAGATGCATCGGATGCGGACGGTGTCTGGAAGTATGTCCGACCAACGCAATCACAATGCAAGCCGATGGGAAAGTGAAGATCGACATGCAGGCATGCACTAATTGCGGTGAATGCGTTCGTGTTTGTCCCCCTCGCGCGATAAGGATGTTTGGCGAACAACACACGGTAGATAACGTTGTACGAATGGTGGAAGAGGATGGGGTGTTCTACTCGAGGTCAGGCGGGGGGATAACTGTCAGTGGCGGAGAGCCGCTATTCCAAAGCAAATTCGTCAGTGAGTTGCTAAGAACCTGTCGTGAGCGCGGTATTAACACGGCCGTGGAAACCAGCGGCTATGCCAAATGGGACGACGTGGAAAAAGTCTGTGCTTATGCCGACTTGATCATGTATGACATTAAGCACATTGATCCGAAGAAACATAAGGCTTTTACTGGAGTCACCAATAAACTCATCTTGGAAAACATCAAGAAAATTTCTTGTCGTTTTCCATCAACCCCAATTATTGCCCGCACTGTGATAGTTCCGGGATTCACAGACTCGGAAGACAATATCAAGGGAATAGTGGAATTTCTGAGAGAGATAACCAGCCTGAAGCAATATGTGCTATTGCCATACCATGGTTTTGGCGAGCCCAAGTATTGTCAGCTAGGCCGAAGTTATCCGTTAACTAAGCTGGTTCCGCCCAGCGAGGAACGCATGGAAGCTCTAATGAAAATCGTGCGTGAATCCTCTATTGGTAAGAGTGAGCGAGCCACGCCATAA
- a CDS encoding IS5 family transposase, with translation MKQMTMTTTGFEKHARPTKKAEFLARMETLVPWAEFCAVIEPHYPKAGNGWPPAGLERRLRMYCIAHWFNLADEACTEALYDTPLFRDFCGFDLGDERIADASTLGNFRHLLEAHNLGATISAKVGELLMRQGVRLSGGTIVDATLIAAPPSVKNRDKARDPEMHHQTKKGNQWHFGMKLHIGADSKTGLSHSASVTAANVHDSHEVPNLLHRDETRFYGDCAYRGKTQRERLREIAPKAKDFTNRRTYRNAPLEPDRETNRRPTEISFGHKFAVRSKVEHLFLALKRLWDFAKIRYRGLAKNANRAFAMLLAMINLVKWGRPMTGAVRPA, from the coding sequence ATGAAACAAATGACGATGACGACGACGGGATTCGAGAAGCATGCGCGGCCGACGAAGAAGGCCGAGTTTCTGGCGCGGATGGAAACGTTGGTGCCGTGGGCCGAGTTCTGTGCCGTGATTGAGCCGCACTACCCGAAAGCGGGCAACGGCTGGCCGCCGGCGGGATTGGAACGGAGGCTGCGCATGTATTGCATTGCCCACTGGTTCAACCTGGCCGACGAAGCCTGTACAGAAGCACTTTACGACACGCCGCTGTTTCGGGATTTCTGCGGCTTCGACCTGGGAGACGAACGTATCGCTGACGCCAGCACCCTGGGGAACTTCCGCCATCTGCTCGAAGCCCATAACTTGGGTGCGACGATCTCCGCCAAGGTTGGCGAATTGCTGATGCGGCAAGGCGTGCGCCTTTCTGGCGGTACGATAGTTGATGCCACCCTGATTGCTGCACCGCCCTCGGTCAAGAACCGTGACAAGGCCCGCGACCCGGAAATGCATCATCAGACCAAGAAGGGCAACCAATGGCATTTCGGGATGAAACTCCACATCGGTGCCGACAGCAAGACTGGCCTGAGCCATAGCGCCAGTGTCACCGCCGCCAATGTCCATGACAGTCACGAAGTTCCCAACTTGCTGCACAGGGACGAAACCCGTTTCTACGGTGACTGTGCTTACCGGGGCAAGACGCAACGCGAGCGGCTCAGAGAGATTGCGCCCAAGGCAAAGGACTTCACCAACCGGCGCACCTATCGGAATGCGCCGCTGGAACCCGACAGGGAAACCAACCGACGTCCCACGGAGATTTCCTTCGGTCATAAATTCGCTGTCCGTTCCAAGGTCGAACATCTGTTCCTGGCCTTGAAACGACTGTGGGACTTTGCCAAGATTCGCTATCGTGGTTTGGCCAAGAACGCCAATCGTGCCTTTGCCATGCTGCTGGCGATGATCAATCTCGTCAAGTGGGGACGACCAATGACGGGAGCGGTACGTCCGGCATGA
- a CDS encoding zinc-binding dehydrogenase, protein MTKGRATVLIEPNRLETWQVPVADPQPGGVLVQIVLGGVCGSDAHIASGGVGRMPFPIILGHEGIGRIEKLGAGVTTDYASVPVKVGDLISWSPIALCHRCYSCTVLDETPCENSQFFEHADRPNWASYSDFATLPPGMAFYRLPSHANPEAVAALGCALPTVLRGFDQCGPVGRGDTVVIQGAGPVGLAATVVAAISGAHEIIVIDRVQRRLDAARSLGATATISMTGTTSEDRVAQVWDRVGPQGPSVVVEAAGALPAFPEGVNLTGHHGRYIVLGLWGEIGTQPISPRDLTIKNMQIAGATFPKPKHYYGAVHLATRLQDRYPLAQLITHRFSVEDAPKALQALGSDTVIKAVIDPTL, encoded by the coding sequence ATGACTAAAGGAAGGGCTACTGTTTTGATCGAGCCGAATCGGCTCGAAACTTGGCAGGTTCCGGTCGCAGACCCGCAGCCCGGCGGAGTCTTGGTACAGATCGTTCTCGGCGGTGTTTGCGGCAGCGACGCGCACATCGCCTCAGGTGGCGTGGGCAGGATGCCGTTCCCTATTATCCTTGGCCACGAAGGTATCGGGCGGATAGAAAAGCTCGGAGCGGGCGTTACGACTGATTACGCGAGCGTTCCGGTCAAGGTTGGCGACCTGATCTCCTGGTCGCCGATCGCGCTCTGCCATCGTTGTTACTCGTGCACCGTGCTCGACGAAACGCCGTGCGAGAACTCCCAGTTCTTCGAGCACGCCGACCGACCAAACTGGGCCAGCTATTCAGACTTTGCCACACTCCCCCCCGGAATGGCTTTTTATCGCCTGCCATCACATGCCAATCCCGAGGCTGTAGCAGCTCTCGGTTGCGCATTGCCAACGGTGTTGCGCGGATTCGATCAGTGCGGCCCGGTCGGTCGCGGTGATACTGTTGTGATCCAGGGCGCCGGGCCAGTTGGACTTGCCGCCACGGTGGTGGCGGCAATTTCGGGTGCGCACGAGATTATCGTCATCGACCGTGTGCAGCGCCGTCTGGACGCCGCACGGTCGCTCGGCGCAACGGCGACGATTTCGATGACAGGGACGACGAGCGAAGATCGGGTCGCGCAGGTTTGGGATCGGGTCGGTCCGCAAGGCCCGTCTGTCGTGGTCGAGGCGGCCGGTGCGCTGCCCGCGTTTCCCGAAGGCGTAAACCTGACCGGACACCACGGTCGCTACATTGTCCTGGGATTGTGGGGCGAAATCGGCACCCAACCGATATCTCCGCGCGACCTGACGATCAAGAACATGCAAATTGCCGGTGCAACATTCCCGAAGCCCAAGCACTACTATGGGGCCGTGCATCTCGCGACCCGGCTGCAGGACCGCTATCCGCTCGCGCAACTGATCACGCACCGCTTTAGCGTTGAGGATGCTCCTAAAGCGCTGCAGGCGCTCGGGTCGGATACTGTCATCAAGGCCGTCATCGATCCGACACTGTAA
- the meaB gene encoding methylmalonyl Co-A mutase-associated GTPase MeaB, translating into MGDSNQWQPLLEGALRREQFAVARLISFVEDRRAGWRDAMRAVFPLTGRAAVVGITGSPGAGKSTLTGCLATAFAGRGRKVAVVAVDPSSPFTGGAVLGDRIRMPALVEAGIYMRSIASRGALGGLSQSTRDAVRILDASGFDFILIETVGVGQDEIDIIRTAQQTVVVCAPGQGDSVQAAKAGLMEIADVFVVNKADRDGADKLMADLESMVSMGEHLQRVAPTLVSTVATSGKGVADLVRLLEERLPAGAGDRDQSGATVEAEIIALTETAWHELLWDELGLRAHLARRLQKAGNRVDPYAVAAELANIDVLRRILQTHPNGYHGRSALPSVNGETSVGTGKLLARSAKL; encoded by the coding sequence ATGGGCGATTCCAATCAGTGGCAGCCGCTACTCGAAGGCGCCCTTCGCCGGGAGCAGTTCGCCGTCGCGCGACTCATCTCCTTTGTCGAAGACCGCCGCGCCGGCTGGCGCGACGCTATGCGAGCCGTGTTCCCCCTCACGGGGCGCGCGGCGGTTGTCGGAATTACCGGCTCGCCGGGCGCCGGTAAGAGCACGCTCACCGGATGCTTGGCTACTGCATTCGCCGGCCGTGGACGCAAAGTAGCGGTGGTGGCGGTCGATCCGTCGAGCCCGTTTACCGGGGGCGCGGTCTTGGGCGACCGAATCCGCATGCCGGCTCTTGTCGAGGCCGGGATCTACATGCGTTCCATAGCGAGTCGGGGCGCATTGGGGGGGCTGTCTCAATCGACACGCGATGCTGTTCGTATCCTCGATGCTTCGGGCTTTGATTTCATCTTGATCGAGACCGTCGGTGTCGGCCAGGACGAGATTGACATCATCCGGACGGCGCAACAGACGGTGGTCGTCTGCGCACCCGGTCAGGGGGACAGCGTGCAGGCAGCCAAGGCGGGCCTGATGGAAATTGCCGACGTCTTCGTCGTCAATAAGGCAGATCGCGACGGTGCCGACAAGCTTATGGCCGACCTCGAGTCGATGGTGAGCATGGGCGAACATCTTCAGCGTGTTGCGCCTACACTGGTAAGCACTGTCGCCACGAGTGGTAAGGGAGTTGCTGACTTGGTACGGCTCTTGGAGGAACGGCTGCCGGCTGGCGCAGGGGACCGGGATCAGTCGGGCGCCACCGTCGAGGCTGAGATCATTGCTCTTACTGAAACGGCTTGGCATGAGTTACTGTGGGATGAACTCGGTCTCCGTGCGCATTTGGCGCGACGCCTGCAGAAGGCCGGTAACCGCGTTGATCCGTATGCGGTTGCTGCAGAATTAGCCAATATTGATGTCCTACGGAGGATTCTGCAGACCCATCCTAATGGTTATCACGGCCGTTCGGCACTTCCATCTGTGAACGGGGAAACCTCTGTAGGTACTGGCAAGCTTCTGGCCCGATCTGCCAAATTGTGA
- a CDS encoding glycyl radical protein — MLSQENVISAQRQKMKIPEKAYTTAQEQRIARKAIVNDEPKIAESRLERMLHGFLDVPPRVSVDRARLFTESFKQTEGMMIDVRAAKALANITGKIDIAIGADELIVGHCAGGSPGRRYGLLYPEIQASWFKSIRELPSRNAGAFSVTDEDVRVIEEEILPYWNGKTLWEAYSNLLPENVAHTFFMPNSTSTRGVIDDMSTIKAMADWIPDYTKVIKKGYNGIKREAEERLAAMDPFDPKNTFDKRAFLQAVVICCDAMITFGKRYAELATNMARKENNPQRKSELLEIAQVCAWVPGNPARTFREALQSLWFTRCGICFEQEGAGIGNGRIDQYLYPYYEADIKAGRITKESAMELLQCVWLNMAQYKRLRIGGTVGSFEGYPHFEQTTVGGQTRDGRDATNELSYLVLQSKIDWPLDTPDLMVRIHSRTPQAFLMKACECVKQGTGFPKFENDEEIVPNIIAKSGVTREEALDYAGSGCVEARLPNLDIFSGLEALTNLPTAVVMALKDGKIKLAREQQEERLGVRTGIASEFANFNDVMHAFRMQAQHLIKLLLTKQSILETVKQQQRPMASPLISSLNDLLMDQCVDIHSNRVKGGIRAGGKLNFVGFGTAVDSLIAIKKLVYDDKTVAIDELVAAIDTNFEGKEALRQMCLNAPKYGNNDSYADSIAHDVEGLLLSIINGYTDTFGLRHDVVFVPVSSNVSLGSALGATPDGRKAKDPVSNGMGPSQGCDVNGPTAVLLSAAAARNTLGEGQGAKLLNVRLSPQAVAGEEGTRTLAAFIRTWCDLKLWHIQFNVINTETLIEAQKNPEKYRDLLVRVSGYSAYFVDLSPGLQNEIIGRTEHHYAC, encoded by the coding sequence ATGTTAAGCCAAGAAAACGTAATTTCAGCTCAGCGGCAAAAGATGAAAATTCCTGAGAAGGCATATACAACAGCGCAAGAACAAAGAATAGCGCGGAAGGCCATCGTTAATGACGAGCCAAAAATTGCCGAATCCAGACTTGAGAGAATGCTGCACGGCTTTCTCGATGTGCCTCCACGGGTCTCCGTTGATAGGGCGCGCCTGTTTACAGAATCATTTAAGCAGACAGAGGGCATGATGATCGATGTCAGGGCTGCGAAGGCTCTGGCGAACATAACCGGCAAAATCGATATTGCCATTGGGGCCGATGAGTTGATCGTTGGTCATTGTGCCGGCGGCAGCCCAGGACGCCGGTATGGTCTTCTATATCCGGAGATTCAAGCAAGTTGGTTCAAAAGCATAAGGGAACTTCCTAGCCGAAATGCGGGGGCGTTCAGCGTCACAGATGAGGACGTTAGAGTCATTGAAGAGGAAATTCTGCCGTACTGGAATGGCAAAACACTATGGGAAGCCTATTCCAACCTATTACCCGAGAACGTGGCGCATACTTTCTTCATGCCGAACAGCACTTCCACGCGCGGTGTGATCGATGATATGTCGACTATCAAGGCGATGGCGGACTGGATCCCGGATTACACCAAGGTGATCAAGAAGGGATATAACGGCATCAAGAGGGAAGCGGAAGAAAGACTCGCCGCGATGGATCCCTTTGACCCCAAGAACACCTTCGATAAAAGGGCTTTTTTGCAGGCGGTGGTCATCTGTTGCGACGCTATGATTACCTTTGGCAAGCGTTATGCCGAACTGGCAACCAATATGGCCAGGAAGGAAAATAACCCACAGAGGAAAAGCGAACTGCTGGAAATAGCCCAAGTATGCGCATGGGTACCAGGAAATCCGGCCAGGACATTCCGCGAGGCGCTACAGAGCTTGTGGTTCACCCGTTGTGGCATTTGTTTTGAGCAAGAGGGTGCTGGAATAGGCAACGGCAGAATAGACCAATATCTCTATCCCTACTACGAAGCCGATATAAAAGCCGGCAGAATTACCAAGGAAAGCGCAATGGAATTGCTCCAGTGCGTGTGGCTAAACATGGCCCAGTACAAGCGGTTGCGCATCGGTGGCACGGTAGGCAGCTTTGAGGGGTATCCTCATTTTGAGCAGACCACCGTCGGTGGTCAGACGCGAGATGGCCGCGACGCTACCAATGAACTGTCTTACCTGGTTCTGCAATCGAAGATCGACTGGCCGCTCGACACGCCTGACCTTATGGTAAGAATCCATAGCCGGACGCCCCAAGCGTTCCTAATGAAGGCCTGCGAGTGCGTGAAACAAGGGACAGGTTTTCCCAAGTTCGAAAATGATGAAGAGATCGTCCCGAATATCATCGCCAAATCTGGGGTGACACGCGAGGAAGCCCTGGATTACGCCGGGTCAGGTTGCGTCGAAGCCAGGCTACCAAATCTGGATATTTTCTCGGGACTGGAGGCGCTGACGAATCTTCCGACGGCCGTCGTGATGGCTTTGAAGGATGGCAAGATCAAACTGGCTCGTGAACAGCAGGAAGAACGACTTGGAGTCAGGACGGGTATCGCAAGCGAATTTGCCAACTTTAACGATGTGATGCATGCCTTTCGCATGCAGGCCCAGCACCTCATCAAACTACTGTTGACAAAGCAATCGATATTGGAAACCGTGAAGCAGCAGCAGCGTCCAATGGCATCGCCACTCATCTCGTCTCTGAATGACCTGCTCATGGACCAGTGCGTCGATATCCATTCCAACAGGGTAAAAGGCGGGATCAGAGCTGGCGGCAAATTAAATTTTGTGGGCTTTGGAACTGCGGTGGATTCGTTGATAGCTATCAAGAAACTCGTCTATGACGATAAGACTGTGGCGATTGATGAGTTGGTGGCGGCGATTGATACCAACTTCGAGGGCAAGGAGGCGCTCAGGCAAATGTGTCTGAATGCCCCAAAATACGGCAACAACGATTCCTACGCTGATTCGATTGCCCATGATGTCGAGGGCCTCCTGCTTTCGATCATCAATGGGTATACAGACACTTTTGGGCTTAGGCATGACGTGGTTTTTGTCCCGGTGTCCTCCAATGTTTCGCTTGGGTCCGCACTTGGCGCAACACCGGACGGAAGAAAGGCGAAGGACCCGGTGTCCAATGGCATGGGGCCGTCACAAGGATGCGATGTTAATGGACCGACAGCGGTGTTGCTGTCCGCCGCCGCCGCCAGAAACACGCTGGGTGAGGGGCAAGGAGCGAAATTGTTGAACGTCAGGCTGAGTCCGCAAGCCGTTGCTGGAGAAGAAGGAACAAGAACCCTGGCGGCATTCATAAGGACTTGGTGCGACCTTAAACTCTGGCATATCCAGTTTAACGTAATCAATACCGAGACTCTCATCGAGGCACAGAAAAACCCGGAGAAATATCGTGATCTCTTGGTAAGGGTTTCCGGATACAGCGCGTACTTCGTTGATCTTTCTCCTGGTCTTCAGAATGAAATCATTGGTAGAACTGAACATCACTACGCATGTTAG